The Pseudarthrobacter sp. BIM B-2242 region GGCGCCTCGGCGAGGTTGTTCGACGGCAGGAAGTCCAGCAGTTCGCGGACGAAGCCGATGGCGTCGGCCTCATCGGAGGCAAGGTAGGTGGACGTGCCCGTGGTGGCGTTGTGCTGCCGGGCGCCGCCCAGGGTTTCCATGTCCACGTCCTCGCCGGTGACGGTCTTGATGACGTCAGGCCCGGTGATGAACATGTGCGAGGTCTTGTCCACCATCACCACGTAGTCGGTGAGTGCAGGGGAGTAGGCCGCGCCGCCGGCGGAGGGACCCATGATGAGGGAGATCTGCGGGACCACGCCGGAGGCATGGACGTTGTTGCGGAAGATGTCCGCAAACATGGCCAGCGAGGCAACGCCTTCCTGGATGCGGGCGCCGCCGCCGTCCAGGATGCCCACCACGGGGCAGCCGTTGCGCAGGGCGAATTCCTGGACCTTGACGATTTTCTCGCCGTTGACCTGGCTCAGGGATCCGCCGTACACGGAGAAGTCCTGGCTGTAGACCGCCACCGGACGGCCGTCCACGGTGCCGTAGCCGGAGACCAGGCCGTCACCGAGCGGCTTTTTCTTGTCCATGCCGAAAGCGGTGGAGCGGTGGACCGCCAGCGCATCCAGTTCCACAAAGGAGCCTTCATCCAGGAGGAGTTCGACGCGCTCGCGGGCCGTGTTCTTGCCGCGGGCGTGCTGCTTTTCGACGGCTTCAGGACCGGATGGCTGCTCTGCACGGGCCTGGCGGTCGCGGAAGTCGGCGATTTTTCCCGCTGTCGTGGTCAGATCGTGGCTCATCAAGTGTCTCCGGCTCTGTAGCAGATTGGTGCGTAACAAATATGGTGCTGCGTGCGGTGGTGGCAGGCCGGTCAGGTGCGGGATTTAAGTAGCTTCCACACAAAAAACGAACCCTGCTGGCTAGTCTAATGACGCATCTGCGCCGCACGGCTGTAGAAAACCTACAATTTTCCGTCCCTTCCGGCGGCCAAGACGTATGTTACTGGTCAGTAACATAACTCGGCTACAGTGGAGCCCATGACTTCCAGCAACGATGCCGCACCTCCGTCCCGGGCCGCCGTCGAAACTCCGTACCGGGCTGCCGGTTCCCTGCGTGGCCGCACCATCCTGATGTCCGGCGGCAGCCGCGGGATCGGGCTGGCGATTGCCATCAGGGCCGCCCGGGACGGCGCCAACATTGTCCTGCTGGCCAAGACCGGCCAGCCGCACGCCGCGCTAGCGGGCACAGTGCACAGCGCCGCCGAACAGATCGAAGCCGCCGGCGGCCAGGCGCTCGCCATCGTGGGCGATGTCCGAAACGACGGGGACGTGGCCGGCGCCGTGGCGGCCGCCGTCGAACGCTTCGGCGGGATCGACGTCGTCCTGAACAACGCCTCCGCCATCGACCTGTCCACCACGGACAACGTCGACATGAAGCGCTATGACCTGATGCAGGACATCAACGTCCGCGGGACCTTCCTGCTGTCAAAGCTGGCGTTGCCTGCGTTGCGCAAGTCAGGCAACGGCCACATCCTGACACTCTCGCCGCCCCTGAACCTCGACCCCAAATGGGCCGGCAGACACCTGGCGTACACCATGGCCAAATACGGCATGAGCCTGACCACCCTCGGTTTGGCCGAGGAGCTCAAGAACGATGGCATCACCGTCAACTCCCTCTGGCCGTGCACCCTCATCGATACCGCCGCCATCCGTAATATGCCCGGCGGCGAGGCGATTGTGCAGGCAGCCCGCGGGCCGCAGATCATGGCCGATGCGGCCCATGCCATCCTGACCGGCGGCAATCACGGCGGCGCTGCGCTGCCTGGTGCCGCCGCTGCCGGAGAGATGCCGGCCAGTGGCAACTTCTACACCGACGAGCAAGTGCTCGCGGCTGCGGGAGTCACGGACTTCCGTCCCTACAGTCTCGGGGCCGCCGAGGACCAGCTGGTTCCGGACATTTTTCTCTGACACCGTTCCGGTCATGTGCCGCCGGAACAGCCGCCGGTGGTCCGTGAGTCGATAGGATTCAACCATGGCTGACACACACACCCCAGGAAGTCCATTGAACCGTGGGGCCCTGGCGGAGCAGGATTTCCTGGCCGCCAGCGGCATCGCGAAAATGGTTGTGGTGGACTCCACCGGATCCACGAATGCAGACCTCCTGCGGGCCGTGACTGTCGAGCCTAAAGAGTGGCCTGATCTGTCTGTGCTGACGGCTGAGTACCAGACCGCAGCGCGCGGCCGGCTTGACCGGAGCTGGGAAGCGCCGCCGCTGAGTTCCGTGTCAGTTTCCATCGTGCTGCGACCGGTCAACGCGGAGGGAAGGCCCTTGCCCACGCAAACCTATTCGTGGCTTTCATTGTTGGGCGCGCTGGCGCTGCGGCAGACGCTCCTGGAGACGGCCGGCCTCCCGGCTGAGCTCAAATGGCCCAATGATGTCTTGGTCCGCGGCCGCAAGATCGCCGGGATCCTGGCGCAAATGGGGCCGATGGGCGACGGCTCAGTGCCGGCGGTCATTCTGGGGACCGGGCTGAATGTGACTCTGACGTCCGAGGAACTGCCCGTGCCCACCGCAACGTCCGTGGCACTCGAGCAGCCGCTGACGGTTGACCGGACCCAGCTGCTCAAGAGCTACCTGGCGCACTTCGCGGTGCTCTACCGCAGCTTCTGCAACGCCGATGGCGATCCCACAGCCGGGCTGGCAGGCGGCCCGTCCCTCCACAAACGGGTGGAGTCCGTGATGGTGACGCTGGGCAGCCAGGTCCGCGCGCAGCTGCCGGGCGACCACGAGATCATCGGGCATGCCACCAGGCTGGATGAGTACGGTTCGCTGCTCGTGGTGGATAAGGACGCCCGGGAACATGTGGTGACCGCCGGGGACGTGGTGCACCTGCGTCCTTGGACCCCGCCGGGCCAGGGTACCGATGGCGGGTATGCGTAGAGACCTCGCGCCGGGCGAGCAGGTCATTACGATCACCCGTCCGCAGCCGAGGAAACTGGCCGGTCCGGCCGCTGCCTTCATCGCCGCACCCGCCGCTGCTGCGTTTGCCAGTGCCTGGACGCTGCGGGGCGAGGCTACCCGCCTGGTGCCGGCGGTTTCCGCAGACTGGACGCCATGGATCGTTCTTGCCTGCCTGCTGGCCGCCGCCTGGGTCTGGCTGGCGTATTGCCTGCCCGGGCTGCTCCGGTGGCAGGGAACGCGATACATCCTCACGAGCCGGAGGGTTATGGCGCGTTACGGCATGATGCGCCGCCGGGACGAACAGGTTAATCTGGCCTCCGTCCGCAACGTGACGGTCCACCAGTCGGTGGTGCAGCGGATATTGCGCTCCGGGAATATATCCTTGGAAACCGGGTACCAAAGTGTGGTGACCATCCCGGACGTCCCGGAAGCCGCACGGTTCCGGGACTTTGTGCTGGATGCCGTTGCTGACCTGCCCGTGGGCAGGGATCCGGAGACTGACGACGTGTCGGATTATGCCGACGACATCCTGCCGTGGGAATTGAGAGAAGGTGGACACGATGAACGATGAGGACGAAGAGGGCCAGGCCGCCCTGCCAACCCCCGCAGCCGGGAGTGCCCACCCGCCAACCGGCACGCTGTCCGTCGAACGGCTGGCGGCCAAGGCACTTGAGGCCAGGCTCCTCGGCGGGGAGCGGAAGCTCCGGCGCCGCGAAGTGGCGGCTGGCGCCGGTTTGTCGCTCCTGTCTGCGCGGAAGCTGTGGCGGGCCCTCGGTTTCCCGAACTTCGGCGACGATGACGTGGCCTTCACCGAACGCGACCAGGCAGCGCTCTCCACTGTGGTGGACCTGGTCCGCTCCGGGGTCCTCACCGAAGAGGCCGCCATCTCGGTGACGCGCTCCATCGGGCAGATGACGGACCGCATGGTGGTCTGGCAGATCGAGGCCCTGGTGGAGGACATGGTCCACGAGCAGGGTGTCACCGATGCCGTGGCCCGCAAGCGCCTGGTCCAGGAACTGCCGTCCCTGCTGGACGCGCTCGAGCAGATGCTTGTTTATTCCTGGCGGCGCCAGCTCAACGCCGGCGTCCAGCGGCTGGCCGTCCGCGCCGAGGCCGGTCTGCAGGCCAGCGAGGAAGGCCGTGAGGGCGACGAGGATGACGCTCCGCTGCCCCTTGCACGCGCAGTAGGGTTCGCTGACCTGGTTTCATACACGAGCCTGTCCCGCCGGATGAACGAAAAGACCCTCGCCCGGCTGGTCCAGCGCTTCGAGAACAAATGCGCCGAGATCATCTCGGTGGGCGGTGGCCGGCTGGTCAAGACCGTCGGCGACGAAGTCCTGTACATTGCGGAAACGCCGGCTGCCGGCGCCGAGATATCGCTCGCCCTGGCGCAGGCATTCACCGAGGATGAGATCCTTCCCGAAGCACGCGTGGCCATGGTCTGGGGACGGATCCTGTCACGGCTGGGTGACATCTACGGTCCCACGGTGAACCTCGCGGCCCGGCTCACCACCCTCGCTGACCCGGGCACGGTCCTGATCGACTCCATGACGGCATCAGCGCTGGACCAGGACGAACGCTTTATCCTGGTTCCGCAGCCGGCCGAAAATGTGCGCGGGTTCGGCGAAATCCACCCTGTGCTGCTGAAGCGCGGCGCGGGCAGGGGCCTGGTGCTCGACTAGTTTGGCGGCTCCGGAAAAGCTGGTGCGGCGTACGCCGGGGGCTGGGGGATCCGCTGACCTGCGGGTTTATCCAGTTGTTGGTGTATCGCGCTATAGTCGTCTGTGGCGGCTGGCAGGTTTCTGCGGGGTGAGGGTCGGGAGCCCCATCGCAGACCGTCAGGCAATGTCAGCATTATTCCGGCGTCTCTATGGGGGAGTGGCGGAACCGGCCCGTGGTGGCTACCAGGGGCAATGTAGCTGCCATCAGGCAGCGGTGATTTCAGGGGAATAGTAAAGCTGTG contains the following coding sequences:
- a CDS encoding NAD(P)-dependent oxidoreductase; the protein is MTSSNDAAPPSRAAVETPYRAAGSLRGRTILMSGGSRGIGLAIAIRAARDGANIVLLAKTGQPHAALAGTVHSAAEQIEAAGGQALAIVGDVRNDGDVAGAVAAAVERFGGIDVVLNNASAIDLSTTDNVDMKRYDLMQDINVRGTFLLSKLALPALRKSGNGHILTLSPPLNLDPKWAGRHLAYTMAKYGMSLTTLGLAEELKNDGITVNSLWPCTLIDTAAIRNMPGGEAIVQAARGPQIMADAAHAILTGGNHGGAALPGAAAAGEMPASGNFYTDEQVLAAAGVTDFRPYSLGAAEDQLVPDIFL
- a CDS encoding adenylate/guanylate cyclase domain-containing protein — protein: MNDEDEEGQAALPTPAAGSAHPPTGTLSVERLAAKALEARLLGGERKLRRREVAAGAGLSLLSARKLWRALGFPNFGDDDVAFTERDQAALSTVVDLVRSGVLTEEAAISVTRSIGQMTDRMVVWQIEALVEDMVHEQGVTDAVARKRLVQELPSLLDALEQMLVYSWRRQLNAGVQRLAVRAEAGLQASEEGREGDEDDAPLPLARAVGFADLVSYTSLSRRMNEKTLARLVQRFENKCAEIISVGGGRLVKTVGDEVLYIAETPAAGAEISLALAQAFTEDEILPEARVAMVWGRILSRLGDIYGPTVNLAARLTTLADPGTVLIDSMTASALDQDERFILVPQPAENVRGFGEIHPVLLKRGAGRGLVLD
- a CDS encoding PH domain-containing protein, encoding MRRDLAPGEQVITITRPQPRKLAGPAAAFIAAPAAAAFASAWTLRGEATRLVPAVSADWTPWIVLACLLAAAWVWLAYCLPGLLRWQGTRYILTSRRVMARYGMMRRRDEQVNLASVRNVTVHQSVVQRILRSGNISLETGYQSVVTIPDVPEAARFRDFVLDAVADLPVGRDPETDDVSDYADDILPWELREGGHDER
- a CDS encoding biotin--[acetyl-CoA-carboxylase] ligase; amino-acid sequence: MADTHTPGSPLNRGALAEQDFLAASGIAKMVVVDSTGSTNADLLRAVTVEPKEWPDLSVLTAEYQTAARGRLDRSWEAPPLSSVSVSIVLRPVNAEGRPLPTQTYSWLSLLGALALRQTLLETAGLPAELKWPNDVLVRGRKIAGILAQMGPMGDGSVPAVILGTGLNVTLTSEELPVPTATSVALEQPLTVDRTQLLKSYLAHFAVLYRSFCNADGDPTAGLAGGPSLHKRVESVMVTLGSQVRAQLPGDHEIIGHATRLDEYGSLLVVDKDAREHVVTAGDVVHLRPWTPPGQGTDGGYA